A part of Paenibacillus sp. 481 genomic DNA contains:
- a CDS encoding ArsR/SmtB family transcription factor — MAAQKPKTTAKDDVCEIVCYDAEKINALKGRVYDHEVQGMAQMFKALSDPTRMKMACLLDEGEELCVCDMAILTGQSIATTSHHLRLMRSLGIAKSRKEGKNVFYSLNDHHIRMLIQMTLEHLREEHCEDTANHKHR; from the coding sequence ATGGCAGCACAGAAACCGAAAACAACCGCAAAAGATGATGTGTGTGAAATCGTTTGTTATGACGCTGAAAAGATTAATGCCCTTAAAGGCCGCGTGTACGATCATGAAGTGCAGGGCATGGCGCAAATGTTTAAAGCACTATCCGATCCGACACGGATGAAAATGGCCTGCTTGCTTGATGAAGGCGAAGAGTTATGTGTGTGCGATATGGCGATTCTTACAGGGCAGTCGATTGCGACGACATCTCACCATTTAAGACTGATGAGGTCGCTTGGGATTGCGAAGTCGCGCAAAGAGGGTAAGAACGTATTTTACTCGCTGAATGACCATCACATTCGGATGCTCATCCAGATGACGTTGGAGCATTTGCGAGAAGAGCATTGCGAAGATACTGCTAACCATAAACACCGGTAA
- a CDS encoding right-handed parallel beta-helix repeat-containing protein, protein MSMSQPIVTVPYVEGTQDYTDVVRSKITSLEALGGGILKFEDNRKYRFTPASSILVPNGVTLKGGHATLISLEHPIPKKNPADQYGNVESYLFEKNGGSGLIAEDLTFHSTISNYCLIAKDVVSPEFRRLKFTGWWYPAIWIQHCSNAQLSDISYETYGGGTLLASAFVHGGSATRLRAVGIFEGVDFNESITNFTVVDSYFKDTREEAIDINGSSKIQILNSTFINCSTEKKNTSIHITGSNNAKVGHTTDVLIQGNTFIESASGAVRVSPGEPTPSFCSNIRIVNNVSRVYTVTPNGAHIKLYGTRVSNVLIENNTLEGGHRGIDFEAGTTTGVGYDFVIRNNTIIEALYEGINVQYLHSPVLEGNNVIRCGVADKLRFGIMLQQPLLGTVTLKSGLLTENANGGFAANDGVKVKAIGVKSIANLTVPYYSSATSTLTLEGCILE, encoded by the coding sequence ATGAGCATGAGTCAACCAATCGTAACAGTACCCTATGTAGAAGGAACGCAGGATTACACGGATGTCGTTCGCAGTAAGATTACAAGTCTAGAGGCATTAGGGGGAGGCATCCTTAAATTCGAGGATAACCGCAAGTATCGGTTCACTCCTGCCTCGTCGATCCTCGTACCCAATGGGGTAACTCTGAAGGGTGGGCACGCTACTCTAATTAGCTTAGAGCATCCGATTCCTAAGAAAAATCCGGCGGATCAATACGGTAATGTGGAGTCCTATTTATTTGAGAAGAACGGTGGATCAGGATTGATCGCGGAGGATTTAACATTCCACTCTACGATCTCGAACTACTGTCTCATCGCTAAGGACGTGGTGTCCCCTGAGTTCCGTCGACTCAAATTTACAGGTTGGTGGTATCCAGCTATTTGGATTCAGCACTGTAGCAATGCCCAGCTAAGTGATATATCCTATGAAACGTATGGCGGAGGTACGCTTCTGGCGTCCGCATTCGTACATGGTGGGAGTGCTACTCGACTTCGAGCTGTAGGCATTTTTGAGGGAGTCGACTTTAATGAATCGATTACTAATTTCACAGTCGTTGATTCCTATTTCAAAGATACTCGGGAAGAAGCTATAGATATTAATGGCTCATCTAAGATTCAAATCTTAAATAGTACGTTTATTAACTGTAGCACGGAGAAGAAGAATACCTCCATCCATATAACAGGAAGCAACAACGCTAAGGTAGGTCATACTACTGATGTACTTATTCAAGGGAACACTTTCATTGAGTCTGCTAGTGGGGCAGTGAGGGTGTCTCCAGGTGAGCCGACTCCATCGTTCTGTTCAAATATTCGTATCGTTAATAATGTGAGTCGAGTGTACACGGTAACGCCAAATGGTGCTCATATTAAGCTCTATGGTACGAGAGTGTCTAACGTTCTCATCGAGAACAACACTCTTGAGGGCGGTCATCGAGGCATCGATTTCGAGGCTGGTACAACAACAGGCGTAGGCTACGATTTCGTGATTCGGAACAATACGATTATCGAGGCGCTATACGAAGGTATTAATGTGCAATACCTTCATTCTCCGGTACTCGAAGGTAATAATGTCATTAGATGTGGAGTGGCGGATAAGCTTCGATTCGGAATCATGCTTCAACAGCCATTGTTAGGTACAGTAACGCTTAAATCCGGGCTTCTAACGGAAAATGCAAATGGCGGATTTGCAGCTAATGATGGAGTTAAAGTAAAGGCTATCGGTGTCAAAAGTATAGCTAACCTCACGGTTCCCTATTATAGTTCTGCAACAAGTACGTTAACTCTCGAAGGATGCATCCTAGAATAA